One segment of Enterobacter ludwigii DNA contains the following:
- a CDS encoding secretin N-terminal domain-containing protein, translating to MKKTIALTFLLSCALLSGCAQRTAPPVRESVTASPQVLVKRLKEIDQQRVANPQDVALRAEQADISKKLVNDYLKNADLAVRQNNYTLATQMWRDALTYEPGNLRALQGLRKLDARRALDTLYREAVANSTRDPARALHKVQQVLEEDPNWPQARALRDHLMREVSRINQPEQRLNRELQKTIALNFREHSLMAIFNTISQMTGVNIIFDKDISSSTTGSLIAKRTTAEDAINVLLLSNNLRKKVLNSNTLLIYPATAQKEKIYRDVVVKTIFLGYAKAKEVNVALRNMVKLKDVHVDERTNSVTLRGPKESVEKAERLLVTLDRPEAEVTLAVEVLEVNTNDLEALGVKLPQTISAGFAKSKEGELEGGGIPVGDLSAKNIMVNVDNLSIDMKKVLSNARVLANPRIRVKNNKKALVDIGQTIPVLTNTTNEGVTQQKVDYQDVGLKLEVTPEVSMDDNISMEVKFTLSSLGAEEPGENGAKYYRTTKREANTTLSSMNGETQMLAGLIKQDETSTQKGTPILSDIPGLGRLFSSNAENKERTEVVLLITPTIERNLDLPGSHVSTIEMGSDDLTGDSIQLRDLQRDEPGSGFTAPALAPPAHFPDRAATLPPPILDESETENGAS from the coding sequence ATGAAAAAAACAATTGCTCTCACTTTTTTGTTGTCATGCGCGCTACTGAGCGGCTGTGCACAACGTACGGCACCGCCGGTCCGGGAATCGGTGACCGCCTCTCCGCAGGTACTGGTTAAGCGGCTGAAGGAAATTGACCAACAACGCGTCGCTAATCCGCAGGATGTTGCGCTTCGCGCCGAGCAGGCTGACATCAGTAAAAAACTGGTCAATGACTATCTGAAAAATGCCGATCTCGCAGTGCGTCAAAACAACTACACCCTGGCGACGCAAATGTGGCGCGATGCGCTTACCTATGAGCCCGGCAATCTGCGCGCTCTGCAGGGATTACGCAAACTCGATGCCCGTCGGGCGCTGGACACGTTGTACAGGGAGGCGGTGGCGAACAGCACTCGCGACCCGGCGCGCGCGTTGCACAAAGTCCAGCAGGTGCTGGAAGAAGATCCCAACTGGCCCCAGGCGCGCGCGCTGCGCGATCATCTGATGCGTGAGGTTTCGCGGATCAACCAGCCGGAGCAGCGCCTGAACCGGGAGCTACAAAAAACGATAGCGCTTAATTTTCGCGAACACAGTCTGATGGCCATCTTTAACACCATCAGCCAGATGACCGGCGTAAATATCATCTTCGATAAAGATATTTCCTCCAGCACTACTGGCAGCCTGATTGCCAAACGCACCACCGCGGAAGATGCCATCAACGTGCTGCTTTTGTCGAATAACCTGCGTAAAAAAGTGTTGAACAGCAATACCTTGCTGATTTACCCGGCAACCGCGCAAAAAGAGAAGATCTACCGCGATGTGGTCGTTAAAACCATCTTCCTGGGCTATGCGAAAGCGAAAGAGGTCAATGTTGCCCTGCGCAATATGGTCAAGCTGAAGGATGTGCACGTGGATGAGCGAACCAACTCCGTCACCCTGCGCGGGCCAAAAGAGAGCGTGGAAAAAGCGGAGCGCCTGTTAGTGACGCTCGATCGTCCCGAAGCGGAGGTCACGCTGGCCGTCGAGGTGCTGGAAGTGAATACCAACGATCTTGAAGCGCTGGGCGTGAAGCTGCCGCAAACCATCAGCGCGGGCTTTGCCAAAAGTAAAGAAGGTGAGCTTGAGGGCGGCGGGATCCCGGTAGGCGATCTCTCCGCCAAAAATATCATGGTTAATGTCGACAATCTGAGCATTGACATGAAAAAGGTGCTGAGCAACGCCAGAGTCCTGGCAAATCCGCGCATTCGGGTGAAAAACAATAAAAAAGCGCTGGTTGATATCGGTCAAACCATTCCGGTGTTGACCAACACCACGAATGAGGGCGTCACACAACAGAAGGTGGATTATCAGGATGTGGGCCTGAAACTGGAAGTCACGCCGGAAGTGAGCATGGACGACAACATCTCAATGGAGGTGAAGTTCACGCTCAGTAGCCTGGGTGCCGAAGAACCTGGTGAGAACGGCGCAAAATATTACCGCACCACGAAACGCGAAGCTAATACCACGCTCAGCAGTATGAATGGCGAGACCCAGATGCTGGCAGGACTGATTAAACAGGATGAAACCAGCACCCAAAAAGGGACGCCAATATTAAGTGACATTCCAGGGCTGGGCCGCCTGTTTAGCAGCAACGCCGAGAATAAAGAACGCACCGAGGTTGTGCTGTTGATTACGCCGACTATTGAACGCAACCTCGATTTACCGGGAAGCCACGTCAGTACCATTGAGATGGGGAGCGACGATTTAACGGGTGACAGCATTCAACTGCGTGACCTGCAGCGTGACGAACCGGGCAGCGGGTTCACCGCCCCCGCTCTCGCGCCGCCAGCCCATTTCCCTGACCGGGCGGCAACGCTGCCGCCCCCCATTCTCGATGAATCAGAAACGGAAAACGGAGCATCGTAA